One part of the Dasypus novemcinctus isolate mDasNov1 chromosome 27, mDasNov1.1.hap2, whole genome shotgun sequence genome encodes these proteins:
- the OR10S1 gene encoding olfactory receptor 10S1 — translation MVMETKNPNQTVVGHFFLEGLMYTAEHPRLFFLLFLLIYSVTVAGNLLILLTVGSDAHLCSPMYHFLGHLSFLDACLSTVTVPKVLAGLLTPDGKVVSFEGCAVQLYCFHFLASTECFLYTVMAYDRYLAICRPLHYPVAMTRRVCAGLAGATWAIGAGHSAFHTSLTFRLLFCGPQHIAYFFCDIPPVLKLACADTTVNELVMLASIGVVAAGCLIIIVTSYVFIARAVLRMRSAEGRQRAFSTCSAHLTVVLLYYMPPVCIYLQPRSSGAGTGVSALFYTVVTPMLNPFIYTLRNREMKKALRRLLCRGSREPAAGSPPR, via the coding sequence ATGGTCATGGAGACAAAGAACCCCAACCAGACTGTGGTGGGCCACTTCTTCCTGGAGGGTCTGATGTACACAGCTGAACACCCTcgcctcttcttcctccttttcctcctcatcTATAGCGTCACCGTGGCTGGGAATCTCCTCATTCTCTTAACTGTGGGCTCTGACGCTCACCTCTGCTCCCCCATGTACCACTTCCTGGGGCACCTGTCCTTCCTGGATGCATGTTTGTCCACAGTGACAGTGCCCAAAGTCCTGGCAGGTCTCCTGACTCCGGATGGGAAGGTGGTCTCCTTTGAGGGCTGTGCTGTCCAGCTGTACTGTTTCCACTTCCTGGCCAGTACGGAGTGCTTCCTGTACACagtcatggcctatgaccgctaccTGGCTATCTGTCGGCCCCTGCACTACCCAGTGGCCATGACCAGGCGGGTGTGTGCAGGGCTGGCCGGGGCCACTTGGGCCATTGGTGCTGGACACTCTGCATTCCACACCTCCCTCACCTTCCGCCTGCTCTTCTGTGGGCCTCAGCACATTGCGTACTTCTTCTGTGACATCCCGCCTGTGCTGAAGCTGGCCTGCGCAGATACCACCGTTAATGAGCTGGTGATGCTTGCCAGCATCGGCGTGGTGGCCGCAGGCTGCCTGATTATCATCGTCACCTCCTACGTCTTCATTGCCAGAGCCGTGTTGCGCATGCGCTCTGCCGAGGGTCGCCAGCGCGCCTTCTCCACTTGCTCTGCCCACCTCACCGTGGTTCTTCTCTACTACATGCCACCTGTCTGCATCTACCTGCAGCCCCGCTCCAGTGGGGCAGGGACTGGGGTCTCTGCTCTCTTCTACACAGTAGTCACGCCCATGCTCAACCCTTTCATTTACACTCTGCgcaacagggagatgaagaaggctCTACGAAGGCTTCTGTGCCGAGGCTCCCGAGAGCCCGCAGCAGGCAGCCCACCCCGCTAA